A window of Streptomyces puniciscabiei contains these coding sequences:
- a CDS encoding YciI family protein encodes MKHYLLSVVQPTGVTPPAPDALAAIMRDVEAFNDELRAAGAWVFAGGLHGPETATMLRPKDGEVLITDGPYAEGKEYLGGLCLIRAADLDEALEWGRKAALATTLPIEVRPFVDQH; translated from the coding sequence ATGAAGCACTACCTGCTCAGCGTGGTCCAGCCGACCGGCGTGACCCCGCCCGCCCCCGACGCGCTCGCCGCGATCATGCGCGACGTCGAGGCCTTCAACGACGAGCTGCGCGCCGCCGGAGCCTGGGTGTTCGCCGGCGGTCTGCACGGCCCGGAGACCGCCACCATGCTGCGCCCCAAGGACGGCGAGGTGCTCATCACCGACGGCCCGTACGCCGAGGGCAAGGAGTACCTGGGCGGGCTGTGCCTGATCAGGGCCGCCGACCTCGACGAGGCCCTGGAGTGGGGCCGCAAGGCCGCACTGGCCACGACGCTGCCCATCGAGGTACGGCCCTTCGTGGACCAGCACTAG
- a CDS encoding LLM class flavin-dependent oxidoreductase — MSLTFHWFLPTNGDSRHVVGGGHGTPATASGRDRPPTVAYLSQIARAAEDLGFTGALTPTGAWCEDAWLTTAMVSQNSERLKFLVAFRPGFVSPTLAAQMASTFQRQTGGRLLLNVVTGGESHEQRAYGDFLDKDARYRRTGEFLHIVRDLWDGKSVDLDGEHLRVEDARLSRVPDPVPEVYFGGSSPAAGEVAARYADVYLTWGEPPAQVAEKIAWIRTLAAAHGRTLRFGIRLHVITRDSSAQAWAEADRLLDGFDPETVQAVQAGLARSESEGQQRMLALHGGSRESLEIHPNLWAGIGLVRGGAGTALVGSHDEVAERIEEYHALGIEEFVLSGYPHLEEAYWFGEGVLPRLAARGLWTHPDGGAPAPSAQVPFAS; from the coding sequence GTGTCCCTCACCTTCCACTGGTTCCTGCCCACCAACGGCGACAGCCGCCATGTCGTCGGCGGCGGCCACGGCACCCCGGCCACCGCCTCCGGCCGGGACCGGCCCCCGACGGTCGCCTACCTGAGCCAGATCGCCCGGGCCGCCGAGGACCTCGGCTTCACCGGCGCGCTCACCCCGACCGGCGCCTGGTGCGAGGACGCGTGGCTGACCACGGCCATGGTCAGCCAGAACTCCGAGCGGCTGAAGTTCCTCGTCGCCTTCCGGCCCGGCTTCGTCTCGCCGACACTCGCCGCGCAGATGGCGTCCACCTTCCAGCGGCAGACCGGCGGACGGCTCCTGCTGAACGTGGTCACCGGCGGCGAGAGCCACGAGCAGCGGGCCTACGGCGACTTCCTCGACAAGGACGCCCGGTACCGTCGTACCGGCGAATTCCTGCACATCGTGCGGGACCTGTGGGACGGCAAGAGCGTCGACCTGGACGGGGAGCACCTGCGGGTCGAGGACGCCAGACTCAGCCGGGTGCCCGATCCGGTGCCGGAGGTGTACTTCGGTGGCTCCTCGCCGGCCGCGGGCGAGGTCGCCGCCCGCTACGCGGACGTGTATCTGACCTGGGGCGAGCCGCCCGCCCAGGTCGCCGAGAAGATCGCCTGGATCCGCACGCTGGCCGCGGCACACGGCCGGACCCTCCGCTTCGGCATCCGGCTGCACGTCATCACCCGCGACAGCTCGGCGCAGGCCTGGGCGGAGGCCGACCGGCTGCTCGACGGCTTCGACCCGGAGACGGTCCAGGCCGTGCAGGCGGGGCTCGCGCGCAGCGAGTCGGAGGGCCAGCAGCGCATGCTCGCCCTGCACGGCGGCAGCCGGGAGAGCCTGGAGATCCACCCCAACCTGTGGGCCGGGATCGGCCTGGTGCGCGGCGGCGCGGGCACCGCGCTGGTCGGCAGTCATGATGAGGTCGCCGAGCGGATCGAGGAGTACCACGCCCTGGGGATTGAGGAGTTCGTGCTGTCCGGCTACCCGCACCTGGAGGAGGCGTACTGGTTCGGTGAGGGGGTGCTGCCCCGGCTCGCCGCACGGGGCCTGTGGACGCATCCCGACGGCGGGGCGCCCGCTCCCTCGGCCCAGGTGCCGTTCGCGAGCTGA
- the ssuE gene encoding NADPH-dependent FMN reductase yields MATVLSVSGSPSASSRTGRLLRHLDQRLTARGHEVIPLDVRTIPAEALLGADFRHPAIARATELFARADGVLVGTPIYKASYSGVLKALLDLLPQYALTGKTVLPLATGGSTAHVLAIDYALRPVLNSMGAAHVVQGWFTLDKDITVREDGSVTVAPATAEALGQVVDQFSAALDRTAVLAAAG; encoded by the coding sequence ATGGCCACCGTCCTGTCCGTCTCCGGCAGCCCCTCCGCCTCCTCGCGCACCGGCCGCCTGCTGCGCCACCTCGATCAGCGGCTGACCGCCCGGGGCCACGAGGTGATCCCGCTGGACGTCCGCACCATCCCGGCCGAGGCCCTGCTCGGCGCCGACTTCCGGCACCCGGCCATCGCCCGGGCCACCGAGCTGTTCGCCCGCGCCGACGGCGTCCTGGTCGGCACACCCATCTACAAGGCGTCGTACTCCGGAGTCCTCAAGGCGCTGCTCGACCTGCTCCCGCAGTACGCGCTCACCGGCAAGACCGTGCTGCCGCTGGCCACCGGCGGCTCCACCGCTCATGTCCTCGCCATCGACTACGCGCTGCGCCCGGTGCTGAACTCCATGGGCGCCGCCCATGTCGTCCAGGGCTGGTTCACCCTCGACAAGGACATCACCGTGCGCGAGGACGGCTCGGTGACCGTCGCCCCGGCCACCGCCGAGGCGCTGGGGCAGGTGGTGGACCAGTTCTCCGCCGCCCTCGACCGCACCGCGGTGCTGGCGGCGGCGGGCTGA
- a CDS encoding HXXEE domain-containing protein, which yields MTRGPNEAAGAAVTWGLLAAWAVHDTEEVVMVPRWVRTRVPELRKWFPRVPESVWRRLEAVDAREFGTAVGAMAVVLAAACADGHRTGGRSAVYRTALNAFGLHGLVHLAQAAALRGYTPGSATTPLVVLPFTVWARGRLRRSGVLRPARPRDVAQGLALAAVAAAGTHALAQGVLRRR from the coding sequence ATGACACGAGGACCGAACGAGGCCGCCGGGGCGGCCGTCACCTGGGGACTGCTGGCCGCGTGGGCCGTGCACGACACGGAGGAAGTGGTCATGGTGCCGCGCTGGGTGCGCACCCGGGTGCCGGAGCTGCGCAAGTGGTTCCCCCGGGTGCCGGAGTCCGTGTGGCGGCGGCTGGAGGCCGTGGACGCGCGGGAGTTCGGCACCGCCGTCGGCGCGATGGCGGTGGTGCTGGCCGCCGCGTGCGCCGACGGCCACCGCACCGGGGGCCGGTCCGCCGTCTACCGGACGGCGCTCAACGCCTTCGGCCTGCACGGCCTGGTCCACCTGGCCCAGGCGGCGGCCTTGCGCGGCTACACACCGGGCTCCGCGACCACACCCCTGGTGGTCCTGCCGTTCACCGTGTGGGCCCGGGGCCGGCTGCGCCGCTCCGGCGTCCTGCGCCCGGCCCGGCCACGGGATGTGGCCCAGGGCCTCGCCCTCGCCGCGGTGGCGGCGGCCGGCACCCACGCACTGGCCCAGGGCGTGCTGCGACGCCGCTGA
- a CDS encoding acyl-CoA dehydrogenase family protein yields the protein MTATTAHPLLDRAHRLATDLLIPEAERVDQESVPTSHIEAVKRAGLLGAGAPVACGGSGAPPDVVRRIAEILAGACCSTWFVQTQHHTPVQILAQSELPVRERLLGPLSRGELMSGVAYAHLRSYPRVPVRVRREGGGWRFEGTVPWYTGWGLNDVMLLAGVTDAGEALLAFAEARDQPGLRASEPVRLAALTAARTVSLELTGLWLPEESVALRMPYERLAPRDRARTLNAGPAVFGLTETALSLLDAETAAPLTARLADVRRRAYALADHPEPLERVAERLAVRAEAYEVLRTATTAAVVAGGGRSMALTSRAQRLAREALFLLVQGQTAETRAAHLRALGGT from the coding sequence ATGACAGCCACCACCGCGCACCCCCTCCTCGACCGCGCCCACCGGCTCGCCACGGACCTGCTGATCCCGGAGGCCGAGCGGGTGGACCAGGAGAGCGTGCCGACGAGCCACATCGAGGCGGTGAAGCGGGCGGGGCTGCTCGGGGCGGGCGCTCCGGTCGCGTGCGGCGGCTCGGGCGCACCGCCGGACGTGGTCCGCCGGATCGCGGAGATCCTGGCCGGAGCGTGCTGTTCGACGTGGTTTGTGCAGACCCAGCACCACACGCCCGTGCAGATCCTGGCCCAGAGCGAACTCCCGGTCCGCGAGAGGCTGCTGGGGCCGCTGTCGCGGGGCGAGCTGATGTCCGGGGTGGCGTACGCGCATCTGCGGTCGTATCCGCGCGTCCCGGTGCGCGTCCGCCGGGAGGGCGGCGGCTGGCGGTTCGAGGGGACCGTGCCCTGGTACACCGGGTGGGGCCTGAACGACGTGATGCTGCTCGCCGGGGTGACCGACGCGGGCGAGGCGCTGCTCGCCTTCGCCGAGGCGCGCGACCAGCCGGGGCTGCGGGCCTCGGAACCGGTGCGCCTCGCGGCGCTCACCGCCGCGCGCACGGTGTCACTCGAGCTGACCGGCCTGTGGCTGCCCGAGGAGTCGGTGGCCCTGCGGATGCCGTACGAGCGCCTGGCGCCCCGGGACCGGGCCAGGACGCTGAACGCGGGCCCGGCGGTGTTCGGCCTCACCGAGACCGCCCTTTCCCTGCTGGACGCGGAGACGGCGGCCCCGCTCACGGCCCGGCTCGCCGACGTCCGCCGCCGGGCCTACGCCCTGGCCGATCATCCGGAACCGCTGGAGCGGGTCGCGGAACGGCTGGCGGTGCGCGCGGAGGCGTACGAGGTGCTGCGTACGGCCACCACGGCAGCCGTGGTGGCCGGGGGCGGCCGCTCGATGGCCCTGACGAGCCGCGCCCAGCGCCTCGCCCGCGAGGCGCTGTTCCTGCTGGTGCAGGGGCAGACGGCCGAGACCCGGGCGGCACATCTGCGGGCGCTGGGAGGTACTTGA
- a CDS encoding SfnB family sulfur acquisition oxidoreductase, producing MSAHVIADDAEALAVAEALAAEFRAGAAERDAQRRLPRAEVDRLSASGLLSVTVPAEHGGADVRAATLAEIFRLLGSADGSLAQIPQSHFVYVNVIRRQGTEEQRKFFFAELLAGRRFGNAQSEAGTRHVQDIRTRLEPRPDGSYLLTGVKHYSTGALFADWIPVLARAEDDNLHVAYVPRDAPGVTVVDDWDGMGQRTTASGTVRLDAVPVPADRVLPHHLTFQGPQLHGAVAQLLHAAIDTGIAQGALAQAAEFVRTRSRPWFESGTETAAEDPLLIQRFGELALQVRAAQALLKEAARTVDVARGHLTDDSAAEASIAVAAAKVRAAEAAVEVASALFEVAGTRSALNSLNLHRHWRDARTHTLHDPVRWKVQHIGRYVLSGTRPPRHGLL from the coding sequence ATGAGCGCACATGTCATCGCCGACGACGCCGAGGCGCTCGCCGTCGCCGAGGCCCTGGCCGCCGAGTTCCGCGCCGGGGCCGCCGAGCGGGACGCACAGCGGCGGCTGCCCCGGGCCGAGGTGGACCGGCTGTCCGCCTCCGGGCTGCTCTCCGTGACCGTGCCCGCCGAGCACGGCGGCGCCGACGTACGGGCCGCGACCCTGGCGGAGATCTTCCGGCTGCTCGGCTCGGCCGACGGCAGCCTCGCCCAGATCCCGCAGAGCCACTTCGTCTACGTCAATGTGATCCGCCGCCAGGGGACGGAGGAGCAGCGGAAGTTCTTCTTCGCCGAGCTGCTGGCCGGGCGCCGCTTCGGCAACGCGCAGTCCGAGGCCGGCACCCGGCACGTCCAGGACATCCGCACCCGCCTGGAGCCGCGCCCCGACGGGTCGTACCTGCTGACCGGCGTCAAGCACTACAGCACGGGAGCGCTGTTCGCCGACTGGATCCCGGTGCTGGCCCGCGCCGAGGACGACAACCTGCACGTCGCGTACGTCCCCCGGGACGCCCCTGGGGTGACCGTGGTCGACGACTGGGACGGCATGGGCCAGCGGACGACGGCCAGCGGAACCGTCCGCCTGGACGCCGTGCCGGTGCCCGCCGACCGCGTCCTGCCGCACCACCTCACCTTCCAGGGACCCCAACTGCACGGCGCCGTCGCGCAGTTGCTGCACGCGGCCATCGACACCGGCATCGCCCAGGGGGCGCTCGCCCAGGCGGCGGAGTTCGTCCGCACCCGGAGCCGGCCCTGGTTCGAGAGCGGGACCGAGACCGCCGCCGAGGATCCGCTCCTGATCCAGCGCTTCGGTGAACTCGCCCTCCAGGTGCGGGCGGCCCAGGCACTGCTGAAGGAGGCGGCCCGCACGGTCGACGTGGCCCGCGGGCACCTTACCGACGACTCGGCGGCCGAGGCGTCCATCGCGGTGGCCGCCGCCAAGGTGCGGGCGGCCGAGGCCGCGGTGGAGGTGGCGAGCGCGCTGTTCGAGGTGGCCGGTACCCGCTCGGCCCTGAACTCCCTCAATCTGCACCGGCATTGGCGCGACGCCCGCACCCACACCCTGCACGACCCGGTCCGCTGGAAGGTCCAGCACATCGGCCGGTACGTGCTCAGCGGAACCCGGCCGCCCCGGCACGGTCTGCTCTGA